The Cervus elaphus chromosome 22, mCerEla1.1, whole genome shotgun sequence genome has a window encoding:
- the PMCH gene encoding pro-MCH → MAKMSFSSYILILTFSLLSQGISFSASKSIRNLEDDMVFKTLRLGKAFQKEDTAEKSIVVPSLEQYKNDESSFMNDEENKNSKNAGSKHNFLNHGLPLNLAIKPYLALKGSVAFPAENEVQNTESTQEKREIGDEENSAKFPIGRRDFDMLRCMLGRVYRPCWQV, encoded by the exons ATGGCAAAAATGAGTTTCTCTTCCTACATATTAATACtaactttttctttgctttctcaagGCATTTCATTTTCAGCATCCAAGTCGATAAGAAATTTAGAAGATGACATGGTATTTAAAACGTTGAGGCTGGGGAAAGCCTTTCAGAAGGAAGATACCGCAGAAAAATCAATTGTTGTTCCTTCCCTGGAGCAATATAAAAATGATGAGAGCAGTTTCATGaatgatgaagaaaacaaaaattcaaag AATGCGGGTTCCAAACATAATTTCTTAAATCATGGCCTGCCACTGAATCTGGCTATAAAACCTTATCTTGCACTAAAAGGATCTGTAGCTTTTCCAGCTGAGAATGAAGTTCAAAATACTGAATCAacacaagaaaagagagaaattggGGATGAAGAAAACTCAGCTAAGTTTCCTATAGGAAGGAGAGATTTTGACA tgctCAGGTGTATGCTGGGACGAGTCTATCGACCTTGTTGGCAAGTCTGA